Genomic window (Ruminococcus flavefaciens AE3010):
TATATCCACGAGGGCGGAGAGGTGCTCTTCGGCTACTGGTGGGGAAACTGCGACAGCCTGAGGATAGAGAACGTTGTATGTAAGTACGACAGGACAAGAGATGTGCCCGTTGACGGCATGGCTATGGCAAAAGTCGGAAAGTCGGCAAGCTATTCCGACGAGGACAACAGGATACATATCCCTCTCGACTTTATCCCCGAGGGCATGGTACCCGAGGTGGTAAACTTCAACCTTAGCACCACGGGAAGCTTCGGAAAGTTTACAGGTGCCTACGGTATAAAATCTTCCGAGGGCGAGTTCCAGTCGGGAGATGTGTCGGTATTCACAGACAGCTCAGAGCTTCAGCTCACATGGTTCGTGCCCGATAAGGCAAAGGGCTGCATAGCAGAGAACAACGAGCTCCAGCTGGGCTACTGGTGGAGCGATCAGCCTACAGTGACCGTTGATACGGTGGAAGTGAAATACAGCGTAAGCAGCGGAGATTATCCCTCACCTACAAAGGTGGAGGTCGCTACCATGGAGCCTACCACAGAGGCGGCTTCGGGCGTAAAGGGATTCAGAAGCGCCGCAGAGATAGTTTCACAGATAAAGGTGGGCTGGAATCTTGGCAACACCCTTGAAAGCTACAATACAGGAAGATCGGGACTTGATACCGAGACAGGCTGGGAGAACCCCAAGACCACCAAGGATATGATAAAGTCCGTAAAGGCAGCAGGCTTCAACGCCGTAAGAATTCCCGTAACGTGGTCGGAGCATATGGACGGCACGAACATACAGGCAGAATGGCTTGACAGAGTTCAGGAGGTCGTTGATTACGCTTACAGCGAGGGCATGTTCGTCATAATCAATATGCATCACGACGACTATATCTGGTTCGACCCGCAGCCGAGCTCCTTCAATGATGACAGTGCTCGTCTTGCAAAGATATGGGAACAGGTGAGCAAGCGCTTTGCAGACTATGACGACAAGCTTATATTCGAGGGCATGAACGAGCCCCGAACAGTGGGCTCATCTATGGAATGGATGGGCGGCACAAAGGAAGAACGCAGCACAGTCAGCAAGTACGCAAAGACCTTCGTTGATACGGTCCGTGCAAGCGGCGGCAACAATGCCAACAGAACCCTTATAGTCACAACATATGCGGCTTCTGCCGACAGTGTGGCTCTTAACGATATGTCAGTCCCAAGCGGCAAGAACATCGTTCTTTCAGTGCATTACTACGCACCGTGGAGATTTGCCGAGGGAACCGAGACAGCCTTTACTCCCAGCGGCGAGAGCGAGCTGGAGGGCAAGTTCACAGAGCTCAGACAGAAGTTCATTGACAAGGGCATACCTGTTCTCATATGCGAATTCGGCTGCGTTCACGGAGCTGACGAGGCTACAAGAAGCAGGTACTACACCTACTATATAAGCGCCGCAAAGAAGCAGGGCATCAAGTGCTTCGTATGGGACAACAGTAAGTTCAGCGGCGATTCGAGCTTCGGCGTGTTCAACAGAAATGAGCTCAAATGGGACGGTGATATCCTCAAGGCAATTATGGAGGGTGCTAAGTAATGAAGCAGAGATGTCCGAACTGTGGAGCAAAAACAGACGGCGAAGAGGTATGCGGCAAATGCGGCTATACTCTTTATGAAAACGTCTTTGCCGATGTTGCCGAGGAAGTGGACGAGGCTGTCAGCAGAGTGAGCGATTATGAGCTTTCTGCGGTTCGCCGTGAGTGCGGCACAGCCGAAAAGCTTTCACCGGAAGAGTTTGAGCGGAAATGGTGTGCAGAAAACCATATAGCTCCCGTACATTCAGCGTTCTCCTTTAGGGGAGCTGTACGGGGAGCAGTCTATGAAAGGCGGCTGAGAAAGGCATATGAGGAGTATCTCCGCAGCATAGGCTATGACATATGAGGCATAATTTTCCACTTGACATAAAAAACAATATATTATATACTACACATAGCTGCTCGCAGGACGTTTGCTTTTGCGGGCAGCTGATGCAGTAAAGCAAAGGAGAAAAATACATATGAAGAAATTTGTTTCAATGCTGCTTTCGGCAGCCATAGGACTCACAGCACTTACTTCCGTTTCTGTGGGAGGCTATGAAAAGAAAGCTGCTGCTGCCGATAAGGGCGGCATGGTGCTTATGGGCGACAGTATCGCTGCGGGCGTTACAAGAAACGGCAAGGTCGAGCATAACTACGGAGAGATATGTGGAGACTATCTCGGCTGCAAGGTGAGCAACTACGCTGTTTCGGGACATACCACAAAAGACCTTATCGACGATATCGACAAGCTCACAGCAGAGCAGAAGCAGAACGTTGCGGACGCTGAGTATATCGTTATCTCTGTGGGCGGCAACGATATAATGAAATATGCAGCAAAGAAGCTTGTAAATTACGCTGTAAAAAAGAACTTCCTCAACGACGGCTATACAGCAGAGAATATCCCCGAGGAGCCTTCTATCAATGAAATGATGGATATCATAAAGTTCAAGGGCGAGGGCAGTCTTATGGAGTTCGCTTCAAAGAATTACAGCAATGCGGCTGAGATAAACGCTCAGCTGATGAACGTTGCAACAGACCTGCGCTATGCCGAAAACGGTCACGAGGGCTATATGCAGAACGTTATCATGCCCAATATAAAAACTGCTGCGGACAAGCTCAAGGCTATCTCACCCAATGCAAAGATCATGGTGCAGAACATCTATCAGCCCGTTCAGCTTGATCCCGCCTATGTCACAAAGACCTACGGCAGCAATTCAAATTATCCCTTGGTACTCAATACCGTAAGAGCAAGACTTGAAGAAGTTATGGGGACCTTTGATGAGCAGCTCCGCCTTGTGGACGGCATAGAGGTGGTCGACGTAAAGACTCTCTTCACATCAGGTACTCCTTCCAAGGACGCTCCCGGCAATGCTCACTACTTTGTGGATATTCAGACAGGCAAGCTCGGTACAGCAGACGTTCACCCCAACCAGAAGGGTCACATCGCTATAGCAACAGCTATCCTCAGCAATATAAACAAGCTCCACAACGATAACGGACTTCTCCGCAAGACATTCAACGGTCTCAGCGACAAGGCGAATTATCCTGCTGTTGCACTGGAGGTTTTCAATAAGGTAGCAGGTGATGAGGCAATAGCTACAACCACAAAGCCTACAACGACTACCACAACTACAACAACTACGACCACAACTGCAAAGCCCACAACTACGACCACAACATCGACTACAACAACTACCAAGAAACCCACTACCACAACTACAACTTCAACAGTGACTACTACAAAGCAGATAACAACTACTGCTGCCACAACAACTACAGCTCCTAAGTATGCTCTGGGCGATGTGGACAACAACAAGACAATAAACGCTATCGACGCTTCATATATCCTTACGGATTATGCAAAGACCTCAACAAATCAGAAGTCTGATTTCACCGAGACTCAGAAGCTTGCAGCAGACGTAAACAAGGACAAAAAGATCAATGCTGTTGACGCTTCCTATGTCCTTACCTACTATGCATATTATTCAACAGGCGGCAGAAAGTCACTTGAGGAGTATTTCAATATCAGTACTTCAAGCGGCGACAAAGAGCTGACCGCAGCATAATATTAAGACAGCATATATCACAGCGGACAGCTAATCACTGTCCGCTGATTGTATAGGGAGAAAGTTATGAAAAAGTTGTATTTTGTCGTCAATCTCGTTGCGGGAAAGGCAGTAATAAATAAAAAACTGGGAAAAATAATAGACGAGTTCGTAAAAGAGGGCTATGAGGTAACTGTCCATACTACCCAGAGCGGCGGCGACGCTGTGGAGCAGGCTGTATATGCCTGTGAAAACAGCTATGACCTGCTTGTGGTAGCAGGAGGGGACGGTACTCTCAGCCAGTGCTTACAGGGAGTCATGGGCTGCGAAAAGCGCATACCCATAGGCTATGTGCCTGCGGGCTCTACCAATGATTTCTCCAAGAGTCTCGGCATACCCTCAGACCAGATACGGGCTGCAAGGTTCATCACCCACGGCAAGCCTGTGCTCTGTGATGTAGGCGGCTTCAATGACGGGTATTTCTCCTATGTTGCGGCTTTCGGAGCCTTTACCAATATTACCTACGAGACCTCCCAGAAGGTCAAGAACGTTTTCGGCCATGCGGCTTATATCGCAGGTGGAGCTGCCCACCTTAACAGCATAAAGGCAAAGCCCATGCGCATAGAGTATGACGGCAAGACCATTGAGGGGGAGTTCGTCTACGGCATGGTGACCAATACTGCTTCCGTGGCTGGCATGATAAATATGAAGAACTTTCTCCTTGACGACGGCATCTTCGAGGTAACTCTCATCAGGAAGCCAAAGAACGCCGCAGAGCTGGGAAAGACTGCCCTTGCCCTGCTGAAAAACGACATGACGGACAAGAATATAGTTTTCTTCCGCACCAGCGATGTGACTATAACCAACCTTTCCGACAAGCCGTTTTCGTGGACAAGGGACGGTGAGTACGGCGGCGAGGAAGTTGTCAATCATATATGCTGCCACAAAAAGGCAGTACCGTTCATGGTTCGCGGCAAGAGCCGCCTGCCCTTTGAGAAGTGAGAAACATGAAGAAGATATACGGAAATAAACAGCTTCTTGAAGCCCTTGCAGGCATGAGAGCCAGCGGCAGGACCGCTCATTCGCTGCTCATATGCGGTGAAAAGGGCAGCGGCAGGAAGCTTATCGCTAAATACTACACACAGGCGCTGATGTGCGAGGCTCCCGTAAACGGCAAGCCCTGCGGAGTATGCAGCGCCTGCAAAAACGTGGAAAAGGATATCCACCCCGACGTGATATATCCCGAGAAGTCGGGAAAGCTTGGAAAATTCAGCGTAGAGACTGCCCGTGACATCATTGCGGACGCATACGTGAAGCCCAACAACAGCAGCGGCTGCAAGGTGTACATCTTTGCGGACTGCCACAACGTTGACCCGAGAACGCAGAACGCCCTGCTGAAGCTTATCGAGGAGCCCCCCGAGTACGCCTACTTTATATTCACCTGCGGCTCCAAGTCGGAGTTCCTGCCAACTATCATCTCCCGATGCGTGTGCTTCAGTACAGCTCCCTGCACCGAGGAGGAAGCGGCGGAGTCCCTTGCTGACAGCGGCTATGCTTCGCAGGATATACAGGCAGCTGTCAGCTGCTTCCACGGGAATATCGGCATGTGCGAGAGCTATATCAACGATGAGGAGCTTCGCAGGCGTGTGGATTTGACAAAATCCCTCGCCGATAGTATAATAAGGAAAGACGAGTACGCTCTCAGCGTTGGTATGTTCTCCCTCGGACGTGAGCGAGACGACGTGAGAGAGGTGCTGTCAATGCTTGACAAGCTTGTCCGTGACGCAGCTGTCCTCGGCAAGGACGAGACAGCTCAGACCATAGGCTGCTTCCGTGAGGGAGCAAGAGCCCTTTCACGCTCGCTTACAGCTTATCAGTCTGCAAGGATGCACTCCCGTATCGAAAAGGCGTGGAGCGCGGTGGAGAGCAATGTCAGCATACCGCTGGCGCTTACGGCGCTGGGTGCGGAGATAATGGAAATAGTCGGATAAACGGCTTTAGATAGGAGTTTCTATGAAGGAAATAGTCGGAGTACGCTTCAAGAGCGTAGGAAAAATATACTACTTTTCACCGGGAGGTATAAAGGCTCAGGTGGGCGACCGCGCCATAGTCGAGACTGTCCGCGGAGTTGAATGCGGAGAGG
Coding sequences:
- a CDS encoding cellulase family glycosylhydrolase, which encodes MKRSAIALLTAAAMLFTGMSCAKKGGSSTVSETEINTDAQKTTAVTEEETTEMATEHISPVETVSATLGSQITVNRTIGRAEGSNTIKFPLADLIEEGDRVTSFTFTVYSGDGGNIGEFKGGCGISVDEKCPAATNKGWYQSGDFTAPTQGSYGEITWNVPEELKDYIHEGGEVLFGYWWGNCDSLRIENVVCKYDRTRDVPVDGMAMAKVGKSASYSDEDNRIHIPLDFIPEGMVPEVVNFNLSTTGSFGKFTGAYGIKSSEGEFQSGDVSVFTDSSELQLTWFVPDKAKGCIAENNELQLGYWWSDQPTVTVDTVEVKYSVSSGDYPSPTKVEVATMEPTTEAASGVKGFRSAAEIVSQIKVGWNLGNTLESYNTGRSGLDTETGWENPKTTKDMIKSVKAAGFNAVRIPVTWSEHMDGTNIQAEWLDRVQEVVDYAYSEGMFVIINMHHDDYIWFDPQPSSFNDDSARLAKIWEQVSKRFADYDDKLIFEGMNEPRTVGSSMEWMGGTKEERSTVSKYAKTFVDTVRASGGNNANRTLIVTTYAASADSVALNDMSVPSGKNIVLSVHYYAPWRFAEGTETAFTPSGESELEGKFTELRQKFIDKGIPVLICEFGCVHGADEATRSRYYTYYISAAKKQGIKCFVWDNSKFSGDSSFGVFNRNELKWDGDILKAIMEGAK
- a CDS encoding zinc ribbon domain-containing protein; amino-acid sequence: MKQRCPNCGAKTDGEEVCGKCGYTLYENVFADVAEEVDEAVSRVSDYELSAVRRECGTAEKLSPEEFERKWCAENHIAPVHSAFSFRGAVRGAVYERRLRKAYEEYLRSIGYDI
- a CDS encoding GDSL-type esterase/lipase family protein; this translates as MKKFVSMLLSAAIGLTALTSVSVGGYEKKAAAADKGGMVLMGDSIAAGVTRNGKVEHNYGEICGDYLGCKVSNYAVSGHTTKDLIDDIDKLTAEQKQNVADAEYIVISVGGNDIMKYAAKKLVNYAVKKNFLNDGYTAENIPEEPSINEMMDIIKFKGEGSLMEFASKNYSNAAEINAQLMNVATDLRYAENGHEGYMQNVIMPNIKTAADKLKAISPNAKIMVQNIYQPVQLDPAYVTKTYGSNSNYPLVLNTVRARLEEVMGTFDEQLRLVDGIEVVDVKTLFTSGTPSKDAPGNAHYFVDIQTGKLGTADVHPNQKGHIAIATAILSNINKLHNDNGLLRKTFNGLSDKANYPAVALEVFNKVAGDEAIATTTKPTTTTTTTTTTTTTAKPTTTTTTSTTTTTKKPTTTTTTSTVTTTKQITTTAATTTTAPKYALGDVDNNKTINAIDASYILTDYAKTSTNQKSDFTETQKLAADVNKDKKINAVDASYVLTYYAYYSTGGRKSLEEYFNISTSSGDKELTAA
- a CDS encoding diacylglycerol/lipid kinase family protein, which gives rise to MKKLYFVVNLVAGKAVINKKLGKIIDEFVKEGYEVTVHTTQSGGDAVEQAVYACENSYDLLVVAGGDGTLSQCLQGVMGCEKRIPIGYVPAGSTNDFSKSLGIPSDQIRAARFITHGKPVLCDVGGFNDGYFSYVAAFGAFTNITYETSQKVKNVFGHAAYIAGGAAHLNSIKAKPMRIEYDGKTIEGEFVYGMVTNTASVAGMINMKNFLLDDGIFEVTLIRKPKNAAELGKTALALLKNDMTDKNIVFFRTSDVTITNLSDKPFSWTRDGEYGGEEVVNHICCHKKAVPFMVRGKSRLPFEK
- a CDS encoding ATP-binding protein, with the protein product MKKIYGNKQLLEALAGMRASGRTAHSLLICGEKGSGRKLIAKYYTQALMCEAPVNGKPCGVCSACKNVEKDIHPDVIYPEKSGKLGKFSVETARDIIADAYVKPNNSSGCKVYIFADCHNVDPRTQNALLKLIEEPPEYAYFIFTCGSKSEFLPTIISRCVCFSTAPCTEEEAAESLADSGYASQDIQAAVSCFHGNIGMCESYINDEELRRRVDLTKSLADSIIRKDEYALSVGMFSLGRERDDVREVLSMLDKLVRDAAVLGKDETAQTIGCFREGARALSRSLTAYQSARMHSRIEKAWSAVESNVSIPLALTALGAEIMEIVG